CGTGCGTCAGCCCACACTTTCCGCCATTCATTCGCAAGCCATCTTCTGGCTGCAAATGTGGATTTGCGGACCATACAGGAGCTTCTCGGTCACAGCAATATACACACTACAATGATTTATAAACAGACAGTTCAGTCTACAACTATCAGGGAAAAGATAAGTCCTCTGGATTTTGATGATAGTTTTTTCAAGTCTTTGAAGTACTCTTAATTTATAAAGCCCAAAGTTTTTTATTGTTTATATAATTATTTCAGTTTGTTGTTTTGGTCTGACCCCGTTAGTTTAGCAGAATTTAGGTTGAAGTAAAAACTCACTATGTCTTGTTAAACGGGTATTAAGCAGTTATAATATTTTTTTAAAAAGGAGATAAAATTTATGAACAAGCCCTGAATCTACCTGTTGAAGATAGGGTTTCTCCCATCGACAAGCTTCTTGAAAGTACAAATTTTTCTTTAAAAAAAGATGTTGAAGAGGCTTGGATAGAGGAAGTTGAAAAACGATATAATGATTTCAAAAGCGGAAAGACTAAGCTTATTTCAGGAGAAGAAGTTTTTGAAAAAATAAGAAAAAGATTTGGAAATGATATATAGTTTTCATGAGGAAGCAGAAAAAGAACTTTTTTTAACAGTTGACTACTATGAAAAACTTCAAAAAGGTTTAGGGTTGAGGTTTTCAAAGCAAGTATCTGATGCCATAAAAATAATTTGTGAATTTCATTTAGCTTTTCCAAAAAATGATTTGAAAACAAGAAGATGTCTGGTAAATAAATTTTTTTTTGGAATACTTTATTAAACTAATAAAGAAAATATCAGAATTATTGCTGTAATACATTTACACAGAAAACCTGATTATTGGAAAAATAGATAATTTATGAGTTTTATAAAAGAAAATCAGCTTGTTTTTGAAAATTCAAGCGACTCGATAATCGTTCTTCAAGACGGTTTGTTAAAATATATAAATTCAAACGGATTTAAAATTATAGGATATGAGTCTGAAGAAATAATAAATCATCATTTCACCAAATTTGTATACAAAGAAGATATTTCCCTTGTTGAATCAAGATATAAACAAAGACTTAACAACGAGCCTATTCCGGAAGTTTACCCTTTCAGACTTGTTTCAAAAACCGGAGAAAATGTCTGGTTTGAAATCCATGCAATAGAGATTGTGTGGGAAGAAAGACCTGCTCACCAGAAGAAAGCTTGCTGAAGTTGCTTTAAGCAAGAGAGAATCCCAGATAAGAGCTGTTTTGAACGCAGTTCCGGATATGCTTTTCCAGGTAAGAAAAGACGGGACAATTTCAAGTTTTCGTTCTGCCAAGGTTACAAAAACATCATATCCCGATGATTTTACAGGAAAGCATATAGCAGAAATTATTCCTTCAGAGCTTTTTGACGATTGTTTGAATAAAATCAATGAGGCTTTTAATACAAAAGAGGTGATTGTTTTTGAGTTTCCTGTTGAAAATTTTAAAAGGAAAAGATTTTACGAGGCAAGAATTGTTGCATACAGCTATAATGAAGTATTGGCCCTGATACGTGATATTACAAAGAGAAAGCTTAAGGAGGAAACCCTTAAAAAAAATCAGGAATTGCTGAAACAAGAGCTGAAAAGGCTTAAAACAAGTATTAAAGGTCGAAATCCTTTTGAGGGAATAGTCGGACGAAGTAAGAAAATGCTGGATGTTTTTGATGAGATTTTAAAAGCTGCATCAGGTTCTGCCCATTTATTGATTCATGGTGAATCAGGAACAGGTAAAGAACTTGTAGCCCGTGCTGTCCATGATTTGAGTGATAGAAGTTCAAAGGGCTTTGTTCCTGTAAATTGTGGAGCAATCCCTGAAAATCTTCTTGAAAGTGAGTTTTTTGGATACAGAAAAGGAGCTTTTACTGGAGCTGTATCAGATAAAAAAGGATTTATGGAGCTTGCAGATTCTGGAACTCTTTTTATGGATGAAATTGGAGAAATAAATCTTAATATGCAGGTAAAGCTTCTTCGTGTAATTGAAGGAGGAGGATTTACTCCTGTTGGAGGAGTTGAGCTTCTTGTTCCTGATATAAGAATAATAGGTGCAACCAATAAAAATCCTTTTGAACTTGTAAAACAAAAACTTTTAAGACAGGATTTTTTTTACC
This genomic window from Desulforegulaceae bacterium contains:
- a CDS encoding tyrosine-type recombinase/integrase; amino-acid sequence: WQWFFPSKELTLVPDSKELRRYHLHETHVQKAIKMGVRKSKLEKRASAHTFRHSFASHLLAANVDLRTIQELLGHSNIHTTMIYKQTVQSTTIREKISPLDFDDSFFKSLKYS
- a CDS encoding PAS domain S-box protein, coding for MSFIKENQLVFENSSDSIIVLQDGLLKYINSNGFKIIGYESEEIINHHFTKFVYKEDISLVESRYKQRLNNEPIPEVYPFRLVSKTGENVWFEIHAIEIVWEERPAHQKKAC
- a CDS encoding sigma-54 dependent transcriptional regulator, with product MNAVPDMLFQVRKDGTISSFRSAKVTKTSYPDDFTGKHIAEIIPSELFDDCLNKINEAFNTKEVIVFEFPVENFKRKRFYEARIVAYSYNEVLALIRDITKRKLKEETLKKNQELLKQELKRLKTSIKGRNPFEGIVGRSKKMLDVFDEILKAASGSAHLLIHGESGTGKELVARAVHDLSDRSSKGFVPVNCGAIPENLLESEFFGYRKGAFTGAVSDKKGFMELADSGTLFMDEIGEINLNMQVKLLRVIEGGGFTPVGGVELLVPDIRIIGATNKNPFELVKQKLLRQDFFYRINIIQIILPPLRERLEDLPLLVYHFLEKFGKGVNFPSIPSKIMDRFLSHSWPGNVRELENAVHRYVTMGKIELSTMDGLPKKEEIECENTLGTDLKTALNDFERRHILKVLELNKWQKGKTASLLGVHRKTLFRKLKELGIE